From the Prochlorococcus marinus str. AS9601 genome, the window TTTGCTTTATCAAACACAGTTTTTCGTGGGCATCATTATGTATTATCTTATATATAGAACATAATTTTTAATGGACTCAAATAAACTAAAACTTAGATTAGACGATATTTCTGAAGTCAACCCAGCTTTAACTTGCTACCACAGAGATGATCCAGCTCCTGTTTTGCCATTAAGAGATGAACCTGATCTGCTATCTTGGCTAGAGAATACAGGAAGACTTATAGCAGAAAAAGATGGAGATTCACAAGAGATTAGTACTATAGAAGAAGAAGAGCTTTCAGCACTTATGGGAGAAAAGGAAGATTATAAAACTGAAGAAGATCCTTCATTAGAAGATGATTGGGAAGATTAAAAAGTTTAATTTTGAATCTTTATTTATATTAAATACTTTTGCTTTAATAGTTACCTCCTATTTTTTTAATAATTTTATTTTTACAGGAGTTTACTTATTATTCTTCTTTATTTCTATTTTTACAACTAAAAATGGTCTAAAGATTATCAAAAAATTTAATTTACTTCAAAATATCAGGAATGAAGGCCCAGCTAATCACTTTAAAAAAAGTGATACTCCAACAATGGGTGGGATTTTTATGATAATCCCTTTTTTAATTTTGCTTTTGATAATAACTATCAACTTAAGTTCTCTAAAATTATTTCTATTGTTACTTACTATTTTTGGTTTCTTTATTACAGGATTTTTAGATGATTTATTAAGCATTAAAAAAAAAGAGAACACAGGTTTAAAAACAAAAGAGAAATTTTTCATACAAAGTCTCATCTCAATAATTTTTATATTGTTAGCCTATGAAAAAATTTTAATCAGTCCATTAATAACAGTTTCTGACACCTGGGGAATAAATAT encodes:
- a CDS encoding DUF3134 family protein, translated to MDSNKLKLRLDDISEVNPALTCYHRDDPAPVLPLRDEPDLLSWLENTGRLIAEKDGDSQEISTIEEEELSALMGEKEDYKTEEDPSLEDDWED